In a single window of the Cucurbita pepo subsp. pepo cultivar mu-cu-16 chromosome LG18, ASM280686v2, whole genome shotgun sequence genome:
- the LOC111780422 gene encoding uncharacterized protein LOC111780422 isoform X3 yields the protein MLARTKHLFGSLGPEMVMTGTQTAAEKSQVDDRAMGKPRGWLNWLSLGMLGAGGTEDSSQFAGVISDDVVKDIYEATKFHPLASSTVSAADEERICFCSIKIDIHQISATLLSMKYGQEVAKMIFIKTMVECNIWVESATINLLVNSIQMVNPLNQRVLIFLRMPQCEKYVETGAPSCSFQVDVSPKHEVNLSVKVTLNPLDVTYDAKFFLYLFEFFDGFKSFESLHTRALSTLNGIENAKARLLSKAQCIMSEYKKVMWDITVNGITVHVPWNTPSEQNNLVLQLGALCVTSRYDWSLLTSRFKEQSVMVQRLSDPILAADIAFTIQPQSLYEYFDIQLRDLEMEIQKPSYSQSIPIFEKFSATLALRSCLIPNESSLKQLEVLFQMSSLHVHFSPSIYGAALELAVYLRNLIANHPGFEESEDCGPLNMISNGHDNHFFGYSMSVLLHSVRFDIDLENDEKNASVVMLALDDIEIWYDILVSEELWIGMKAMNIAILPMNGDGDRQIFYSGGNKSHDTSSHLHGIHSRHTKNDDGLNGMNINAGKCCTLHFNSGRNDGANIAIHLNDAEIHCYPYVYGLLTGFYERLSACNATFSGESDIGPEMNDECVKPMPSPPNQRFGFTNFMEIDSIGHDSIPFDCFPFITVQNSGFLGSLESSEWRKHYKVRDREIKIPVFGLEKEPTIFHTQPLKPKFGMDSSVTSGSSCNHSLHDIYLALCGIKIHFHDSSCIVGSLTLPNCKSSLFICEDYSDVLCSVEGLTITSSWTKNYLELVWGPSFPYLCPILNFRVRQGKSVSSSAKIEISVGIQHVCCFLPPEYLAMIIGYFKLPDWSLQSNEQCFTGRNGHAGLEEETSVLYKFEILDSALIMPVENYELQFLRFEIKQLYFTFFFGSSLEDALKDIPPECSIPIHKLAETNNCLNLFGRELLLSLLLFKERHSSSFFCQSTECQNISLVEQLNADIWVRIPCESEFINNSLQATCIMTRIRNCEVIVDDNHALDGFMALLENINQFASVEDQSRCFKSDVLQFLQLTRCLKEGTAVLFPVSDTTLTEFECCIDSLFLKLKRQRNELLEMNYRVEMQFTCSGSSRNDFVDEMNFCFSSMVLYSVPKSVVMAKSSSEKLSPVPDIFISRSSQGPVEICVSLPSIDVWLYCSEWIEIVDLLNSYVGKMTNFVSTSTSFKDVVPYNTALGDSSITSPNGVCSSSMSIESASEDIESDDTILIARVKDMVITFHFPVYVTESFREIQIAEVDENADQNVSSDVVEEKYCRFLMVSFHSKRTELLINSKKTTLKSGMEKVCSMLSKCEEKGVQSCPLFEIFGVNLEVDVSSNQLKPSLIQLKIQCECFNIWFSYHVFYFWKHIESNISETNSSMSTSCPIEFEVQLKKVSFLLSDGRWSCCRPLLEILMRNVILRISMTKSTMEDFITGELSMNYNNIQKVFWEPFIEPWNFTINVTRKQESSSLLNSSVLTDVHLVSSSHLNLNLTEPFTECLSRTIDMIKDAWDLIGKDDTPQSQLSLNSPHVEDIIAGKHAPYVLQNLTSLPLEYHVYEGPFDSVEFDISEFKERRYVQPGCSVPIYISESAEKQFFRHRSFHSLEKLGEQHTYGVGHHFISIQLDGTSVPSIPISMDLVGQTYFEVDFSKSSNEELNMPDNMSKDVDSVEKYRKHMSRGFVVPVVFDVSVQRYGKLIQLYSTVILFNQTSRPLEFRFDIPFGVAPKILDPLNPGQAMPLPLHLAEAGCVRWRPRGNSYLWSETYNLSNLLSQESKVGLFRSFVSYPSHPSSDPFRCCMSTRNIVLPAHEKPRKIGNDLMQSAVGSDLKIHSPAESQERCIHHLTLSTPLAVRSFLPEEAKLIVDTGGMIHSAILSEVKTFFHHIDPSHDLELEIQIHGYRPSYVKFPRAETFCSIAKFDGIKFSLSETITLSPGQIHITLDKSVDAFSGSRELNFFVPFLLYNCTAIPLWISESAYEQKGVSIFVPSYYDTVEHEHSAGERNGLSSITGCSDSHAISPSWRNSLVKKPVSTMENSNMQLDNLNGRTFISRNHLQKSCVLSNKKDFNLKSSENTSKVSSSPSSRTSARDPNSLGFKQVKVRAHMFSPCKPSSADEVMVRASRSLPECGVENIPSASWSSPFYLVPRNGSATVLIPQSSPNAANVISVTSSAISGSSPEITSIIMFQPRFVISNACSKDLCYKQKGTDCVIPLAVGEHFHLQWTDTTRELLVSVRYNEPGWQWSGSFIPDQLGDTLVKMRNYITGSSYVLRIEVQNVDVSTDNKIVGNGHGNSGTNLILLSDDDTGYVPYRIDNFSKERLRIYQQRCENFETIVHPYTSCPYSWDEPCYPRRLTIEVPGERILGSFALDDVQDFVPVCLPSTTGKNERMFHLSVNAEGATKVLSIVDSTYHIPSVPHFGEKKKVVQKQEKFLDYKEKFSVFISYIGISLINSGPEEMVYACAKNVTIDLLQSLDQQKFSVKLLSLQIDNQFRNSPYPVILSFDQEYRSNPIGSLNKDIGAVTRSERFLQADGSLEPVIYLYASKWRKTDSLLVSFEHICLRISDFRLEIEQQVMLSLFEFFKNVSSNLKGEVSQFSDAIMHPPAKDPAHDYFSPRTEPPHFSEYPVFDGLVRGSTLLPSVAPIGAPWQQVYRLARQQKKVYVELFDLAPIKLTVSFSTIPWVLRNPILTSGELLMHRGLLALGDIEGAQIHLKRLSIAHQMASWESIQEILIRHYSRQLFHEIYKVFGSAGVIGNPMGFARRLGIGIRDFLSVPAKSVLQSPTGLITGMVQGTTSLLSNTVYAFSDATTQFSKAARKGIVAFTFDDQAFSRIGQQQTGVSSHGGGVIGEVLEGLTGLLQSPIKGAERHGLPGVFSGIALGITGLVAKPAASVLELTGKTAQSIRNRSRLYQMRPQHLRVRLPRPLSSVLPLRPFSWEEAIGTSVLLEAGGDDMKLNDEVLVACKALKLAGKFVVITQSLILIVSCASLVDLGKPEFRGVAADSKWVIESTIGLDTVIYADTNTDGAVVHIVGSSSDLLSTSNKSHQKRVIGNSSRTVRWTGPTPLPIFETNLELELKEDAQNLLKILLSTIELAKERGWHRGHVLHRYDVK from the exons ATGCTAGCCAGGACCAAG CATCTATTTGGCAGTTTGGGGCCAGAAATGGTAATGACTGGTACACAAACAGCTGCTGAGAAGTCTCAAGTTGATGACCGTGCCATGGGAAAACCTCGAGGATGGCTTAACTGGCTATCCCTTGGTATGTTAGGTGCTGGTGGTACTGAAGATTCAAGTCAATTTGCCGGTGTTATTTCAGATGATGTTGTAAAG GACATATATGAGGCTACCAAATTCCACCCTCTGGCTTCATCTACTGTCAGTGCGGCTGATGAAGAAAGGATCTGTTTTTGTTCCATCAAAATTGACATTCATCAGATCTCAGCAACCTTGCTGAGCAT GAAATACGGTCAAGAAGTTGCAAAGATGATATTCATCAAGACAATGGTGGAGTGTAACATTTGGGTGGAATCTGCAACCATCAATTTATTGGTCAATTCGATCCAGATGGTCAATCCACTGAACCAGAGAGTTCTAATTTTTCTAAGAATG CCTCAATGTGAGAAATATGTTGAGACTGGTGCTCCTTCCTGTAGTTTCCAAGTTGACGTTTCACCCAAACATGAGGTTAACCTGTCTGTAAAG GTGACGCTGAATCCATTAGATGTTACTTACGATGCcaagttttttctttatttgttcgAGTTTTTTGATGGATTCAAGTCCTTCGAATCTCTTCACACAAGG GCTCTTTCAACTCTAAATGGAATTGAAAATGCCAAAGCTCGATTGCTATCCAAAGCTCA ATGCATAATGTCGGAGTATAAGAAAGTGATGTGGGACATTACTGTCAATGGAATTACAGTCCATGTTCCTTGGAATACACCTTCAGAACAAAATAACTTG GTACTTCAACTGGGGGCTCTCTGTGTAACATCGAGATATGACTGGAGCTTACTAACTTCAAGATTTAAGGAACAATCTGTTATGGTACAACGTTTAAGTGATCCAATTTTGGCAGCTGATATTGCTTTTACAATTCAGCCTCAAAGTTTGTACGAGTATTTTGATATCCAGCTACGGGATTTGGAG ATGGAGATCCAAAAGCCTTCTTATTCTCAGAGTATTCCTATTTTTGAAAAGTTCAGTGCTACTCTCGCCTTACGTTCCTGTCTGATCCCTAATGAATCGTCATTGAAACAGCTGGAG gTTCTTTTTCAAATGTCATCACTTCATGTACATTTCTCTCCATCAATATATGGTGCAGCTTTGGAGCTGGCTGTGTATTTACGTAATTTGATAGCAAACCACCCTGGCTTTGAAGAATCTGAAGATTGTGGACCACTTAACATGATTTCAAATGGACATGACAATCATTTTTTTGGTTACTCCATGTCTGTACTTCTCCATTCTGTCAGATTTGACATTGATCTAGAGAACGATGAAAAAAATGCTTCTGTCGTCATGCTTGCCCTAGACGATATAGAGATATG GTATGATATTTTAGTTTCGGAGGAGCTATGGATCGGCATGAAGGCAATGAATATTGCAATTCTTCCCATGAATGGTGATGGAGATAggcaaattttttattctggTGGCAATAAATCCCATGATACATCGTCTCATCTCCATGGCATTCATAGTCGACATACCAAGAATGATGATGGTTTGAATGGTATGAATATTAATGCTGGAAAATGCTGCACCTTACACTTCAACTCTGGCAGAAATGATGGAGCTAATATTGCCATACATTTGAACGATGCTGAAATCCACTGCTATCCATATGTGTATGGATTGCTCACTGGGTTTTATGAGAGACTATCTGCCTGCAATGCAACTTTCAGTGGTGAAAGCGACATTGGACCtgaaatgaatgatgaatgtgTAAAACCCATGCCTTCGCCACCAAACCAAAGATTTGGTTTCACAAACTTTATGGAAATTGATTCAATTGGACATGACAGCATTCCATTCGattgttttcctttcattaCAGTACAGAATTCTGGCTTTCTTGGCAGCCTTGAGAGTTCCGAGTGGAGAAAACATTACAAAGTAAGGgatagagaaataaaaattccaGTCTTTGGTCTGGAGAAGGAACCTACTATCTTCCACACCCAACCATTAAAACCTAAATTTGGTATGGATTCATCTGTTACTTCAGGGAGTTCCTGCAACCATAGTCTCCATGATATTTATTTGGCTTTGTGTGGAATCAAAATCCATTTCCATGATTCTTCTTGCATTGTTGGATCTCTCACGCttccaaattgtaaatcttctttgtttatttgtgAAGATTATTCTGACGTATTATGCTCAGTAGAGGGATTGACCATCACATCCTCATGGACAAAAAATTATCTTGAGTTAGTATGGGGCCCTTCATTTCCATATTTGTGtcctattttaaatttccGCGTTAGACAAGGAAAAAGTGTGTCATCGAGTGCCAAAATTGAAATCAGTGTTGGTATTCAACATGTTTGTTGTTTCTTGCCACCTGAATATTTGGCCATGATTATTGGTTATTTTAAGTTGCCTGATTGGAGTTTGCAGTCAAATGAACAATGTTTCACTGGGAGGAATGGGCATGCTGGtttagaagaagaaacttccgttctttataaatttgaaattctggATTCAGCTTTGATTATGCCTGTCGAAAACTATGAGCTTCAGTTTCTGAGGTTTGAGATTAAACAGTTATATTTTACGTTCTTCTTTGGAAGCAGTTTAGAAGATGCATTGAAGGACATTCCTCCTGAATGTTCTATTCCAATTCACAAGCTTGCTGAGACAAATAACTGTTTAAATCTTTTTGGACGAGAGTTGCTTCTCTCGTTACTGCTTTTCAAGGAGAGACATAGTTCATCATTTTTCTGTCAAAGTACTGAGTGTCAAAACATTAGTCTAGTTGAACAGCTAAACGCAGATATCTGGGTCAGAATACCTTGTGAAAGTGAGTTTATCAACAATAGCTTGCAAGCAACATGTATAATGACGAGGATAAGAAATTGTGAAGTAATTGTTGATG ATAATCATGCACTTGATGGATTTATGGCCCTACTGGAGAACATAAATCAATTTGCATCCGTTGAAGACCAATCTAGATGTTTCAAGTCTGATGTTCTTCAGTTTCTTCAGTTAACGAGGTGTCTGAAGGAGGGCACTGCAGTTTTATTTCCTGTGTCAGACACAACACTCACTGAATTTGAATGTTGCATTGATTCactttttttgaaattaaaacgGCAGAGAAATGAATTGTTGGAAATGAATTACAGGGTAGAAATGCAGTTTACATGCTCTGGATCATCGAGAAATGATTTCGTCGATGAgatgaatttttgtttctcttcgaTGGTCTTATACTCAGTGCCCAAATCTGTTGTCATGGCTAAATCCAGCTCGGAGAAATTGTCACCTGTACCTGACATCTTCATTTCAAGGTCAAGTCAAGGTCCAGTTGAAATTTGTGTTTCCCTTCCATCTATCGATGTTTGGTTATATTGTTCAGAATGGATAGAGATTGTTGATCTATTGAATTCTTATGTTGGAAAAATGACTAATTTTGTGAGCACGAGTACATCGTTTAAGGATGTTGTCCCGTATAACACTGCATTAGGAGATTCATCAATCACTTCTCCTAATGGTGTGTGTTCTTCGTCCATGTCAATTGAATCAGCATCAGAGGATATAGAGAGTGATGATACTATACTTATTGCTAGAGTAAAGGACATGGTAATTACGTTTCACTTTCCTGTGTATGTTACGGAATCCTTTAGGGAAATTCAGATTGCAGAAGTTGACGAGAATGCAGATCAGAATGTTTCTTCTGATGTCGTGGAAGAAAAGTACTGCAGATTCCTTATGGTTTCTTTTCACAGTAAAAGAACTGAGTTACTTATTAACagtaaaaaaacaactttaaagtCTGGCATGGAAAAAGTGTGTAGCATGTTATCTAAGTGCGAGGAAAAAGGTGTCCAATCTTGTCctctttttgaaatttttggagtCAATTTGGAGGTTGATGTAAGCAGCAATCAATTGAAGCCTAGTTTAATCCAACTGAAGATTCAGTGTGAATGTTTCAATATTTGGTTTTCTTATCACGTATTCTATTTCTGGAAGCATATTGAATCCAATATCTCTGAGACAAACTCATCCATGTCTACATCTTGTCCTATTGAGTTCGAAGTACAACTGAAGAAAGTTTCATTTCTACTGAGTGATGGACGG TGGAGTTGTTGCAGACCGCTGCTGGAAATTCTTATGAGGAACGTTATCTTGCGTATTAGCATGACCAAAAGCACCATGGAGGACTTTATCACTGGTGAACTGAGCATGAATTACAATAACATTCAAAAG GTGTTTTGGGAACCTTTTATCGAGCCTTGGAACTTCACAATAAATGTGACTCGGAAACAAGAGAGTAGTTCTCTGTTGAACAGTTCTGTTTTGACTGATGTGCATCTCGTGTCTTCCTCACATCTCAATTTAAACCTCACAGAACCCTTTACTGAG TGTCTTTCTAGGACAATTGACATGATCAAGGACGCTTGGGATCTGATTGGAAAAGATGATACTCCTCAAAGCCAACTATCTCTGAACTCTCCCCATGTTGAAGATATTATTGCTGGAAAACATGCTCCTTATGTACTACAGAATTTAACTTCGTTGCCTCTTGAATATCATGTTTATGAAGGACCCTTTGATTCTGTTGAGTTTGACATCTCAGAgttcaaagaaagaagatatgTGCAACCAGGCTGTTCTGTTCCAATTTATATTAGTGAATCTGCTGAAAAACAATTCTTTCGTCACAGATCCTTTCATTCATTGGAAAAACTAGGGGAGCAACACACATATGGCGTAGGTCATCATTTTATTTCCATCCAACTTGATGGTACATCTGTTCCATCTATTCCCATTTCCATGGATCTTGTTGGGCAGACATACTTTGAGGTTGACTTTTCCAAGTCATCAAATGAGGAACTGAATATGCCTGATAACATGTCAAAAGATGTTGATAGCGTGGAAAAGTATAGAAAACATATGAGCAGAGGCTTCGTAGTTCCAGTTGTTTTTGATGTTTCTGTTCAGCGTTATGGGAAGCTTATTCAACTGTACTCCACG GTTATACTTTTCAATCAAACATCAAGGCCACTGGAGTTCCGCTTTGACATTCCATTTGGTGTGGCGCCAAAA ATCTTGGATCCCTTGAACCCTGGTCAAGCAATGCCGCTGCCTCTGCATTTGGCTGAAGCTGGTTGTGTGAGGTGGCGTCCTAGGGGAAACtcttacttgtggagtgaAACTTATAACCtctcaaatcttctttctcaGGAGAGTAAAGTAGGATTATTTAGGTCCTTTGTTTCTTATCCATCTCATCCCAGTAGTGATCCATTTCGCTGTTGCATGTCAACAAGAAATATTGTACTGCCTGCCCATGAGAAGCCCAGGAAGATCGGTAATGATTTAATGCAATCAGCAGTTGGCTCTGATCTGAAAATCCACAGTCCAGCTGAATCACAGGAACGGTGTATTCACCACTTGACCCTTAGCACTCCACTGGCAGTGAGGAGTTTTCTTCCTGAAGAAGCTAAACTAATTGTAGATACTGGTGGAATGATACATTCTGCAATTCTTTCAGAG GTCAAGACTTTCTTTCATCATATCGATCCTTCACATGATCTAGAACTTGAAATCCAAATCCATGGATATAGACCTTCATATGTGAAGTTCCCTAGAGCAGAAACATTTTGCTCAATAGCAAAGTTCGATGGAATCAAGTTCTCACTTTCTGAGACCATCACATTGAGTCCTG GTCAAATACACATAACACTTGATAAATCGGTGGATGCATTTTCTGGTAGCAgagaactcaatttttttgttccctTCCTATTATATAACTGTACTGCCATTCCCCTCTGGATTTCAGAATCAGCATATGAACAAAAAGGTGTGAGCATCTTTGTACCATCATATTACGATACAGTTGAACATGAACATTCTGCAGGCGAGAGAAATGGTCTTAGCTCAATTACTGGGTGCAGTGACTCTCATGCAATATCTCCAAGTTGGCGCAATTCTTTAGTGAAGAAACCTGTCTCAACTatggaaaattcaaatatgcAGTTGGACAATTTAAATGGTAGAACTTTTATTTCACGCAATCATCTTCAAAAGTCTTGTGTCCTGTCAAACAAAAAGGACTTTAACTTAAAATCCTCTGAAAATACTTCTAAAGTAAGTTCAAGTCCAAGTAGCCGTACATCTGCAAGGGACCCTAATTCTTTAGGTTTTAAGCAAGTGAAAGTTAGAGCACATATGTTTTCTCCCTGTAAACCCTCATCTGCAGATGAAGTTATGGTTAGGGCGAGCAGGTCCCTGCCAGAATGTGGTGTAGAAAATATTCCAAGTGCTTCTTGGTCAAGCCCATTCTATCTTGTTCCTAGAAATGGTTCAGCTACTGTTCTTATACCACAATCATCACCAAATGCTGCCAATGTGATCTCTGTTACGTCTAGTGCAATTTCTGGATCTTCTCCTGAGATAACAAGCATAATTATGTTCCAGCCTCG ATTTGTCATAAGTAATGCATGTTCCAAGGATTTATGCTATAAACAGAAGGGAACTGATTGTGTCATCCCTTTGGCAGTTGGAGAACATTTCCACCTTCAGTGGACTGATACAACTAG GGAATTACTGGTTTCTGTTCGTTATAATGAACCTGGGTGGCAATGGTCCGGCAGCTTCATACCTGATCAACTTGGTGATACTCTAGTGAAAATGCGAAATTATATCACTGGTTCCTCATACGTTCTTAGAATTGAAGTTCAGAATGTTGATGTATCAACTGACAATAAGATTGTTGGAAATGGTCATGGAAATTCGGGGACGAATTTGATTCTGCTGTCAGATGATGACACAGGATACGTACCTTACAGAATCGATAACTTTTCAAAGGAG AGATTACGAATTTATCAACAAAGatgtgaaaattttgaaactatcGTTCACCCCTATACATCTTGCCCTTATTCTTGGGATGAACCTTGCTATCCACGCCGTCTAACTATTGAG gtTCCTGGAGAACGCATACTAGGATCTTTTGCTCTTGATGATGTACAGGATTTTGTTCCTGTGTGCTTGCCATCAACCACTGGG AAAAATGAGAGGATGTTTCATTTATCAGTTAATGCCGAAGGAGCCACAAAG GTGTTGAGCATTGTTGATTCAACTTATCATATTCCAAGTGTCCCTCAttttggagaaaagaaaaaagtggtTCAGAAACAGGAAAAGTTCCTTGATTACAAGGAGAAATTTTCGGTTTTTATATCTTATATTGGTATTTCATTGATCAATTCCGGGCCCGAg GAAATGGTGTATGCCTGTGCTAAAAACGTAACTATCGATTTGCTGCAAAGTTTGGATCAACAGAAGTTCTCTGTAAAATTGCTCTCTCTTCAGATAGATAATCAATTTCGGAATAGTCCATATCCTGTTATCTTGTCTTTTGATCAAGAATACAGAAGCAACCCAATTGGAAGCTTGAACAAGGATATTGGTGCAGTAACAAGAAGTGAAAGATTTTTGCAAGCTGATGGCTCTCTTGAACCTGTAATCTATCTTTATGCATCAAAGTGGCGAAAGACGGATAGTTTACTGGTTTCATTTGAACATATATGCTTAAG AATATCAGATTTTCGACTTGAGATTGAACAGCAAGTGATGTTAAGCTTGTTTGAGTTTTTCAAAAATGTCTCATCAAATTTAAAGGGTGAAGTGTCTCAATTTTCAGATGCCATAATGCATCCTCCTGCAAAGGATCCAGCTCATGACTACTTCAGTCCCAGGACTGAACCTCCTCATTTTTCAGAATATCCTGTTTTTGATGGACTTGTTAGAGGTAGCACATTATTACCTTCAGTAGCTCCTATTGGAGCTCCGTGGCAGCAGGTTTATCGCTTAGCAAGACAGCAAAAGAAAGTTTATGTTGAGTTGTTTGATTTGGCGCCTATTAAGTTGACAGTAAG CTTTTCCACCATTCCATGGGTGCTCAGGAACCCTATCCTTACATCTGGTGAATTACTGATGCAT CGAGGTCTTTTGGCTCTCGGGGACATTGAAGGAGCTCAGATTCATCTCAAGCGCTTGAGTATTGCACATCAAATGGCCAGTTGGGAATCCATTCAAGAGATTCTGATTAGGCATTACTCGAGGCAACTTTTTCATGAGATATATAAG GTTTTTGGTTCTGCTGGTGTCATTGGTAATCCCATGGGATTTGCTAGGAGATTGGGGATTGGCATAAGAGATTTCTTGTCGGTGCCCGCCAAGAGCGTTTTGCAg agtCCAACTGGGCTTATCACTGGCATGGTACAAGGAACTACAAGTCTTTTAAGTAATACAGTCTATGCATTTAGTGATGCTACCACTCAGTTCAGTAAAGCGGCGAGGAAG GGTATCGTTGCATTCACATTTGACGATCAAGCTTTTTCAAGAATCGGACAGCAGCAGACAGGCGTTTCTTCACACGGTGGAGGTGTTATTGGTGAAGTTTTAGAG GGGCTCACTGGTCTTCTTCAATCACCAATCAAAGGAGCTGAGAGACATGGTCTTCCAGGGGTCTTCTCAG GCATTGCATTAGGAATCACAGGACTTGTGGCAAAACCAGCTGCCAGTGTTCTAGAACTTACTGGAAAAACAGCCCAGAGCATACGAAACCGAAGTAGGTTATATCAAATGAGACCACAGCACCTTAGAGTACGTCTTCCTCGTCCTTTAAGCAGCGTACTTCCTCTGCGGCCTTTCTCCTGGGAAGAAGCAATCGGAACATCGGTACTTCTCGAGGCTGGAGGAGATGACATGAAACTCAACGATGAAGTTTTAGTTGCCTGCAAAGCTCTTAAACTAGCTGGAAAATTTGTTGTCATCACTCAGAGTTTAATCTTAATTGTTAGCTGTGCAAGCTTAGTCGACTTGGGCAAGCCTGAATTTCGGGGCGTTGCTGCTGATTCCAAATGGGTGATCGAATCAACCATCGGTCTGGACACTGTCATTTACGCCGATACCAACACTGATGGAGCTGTCGTGCACATCGTCGGAAGCAGCTCTGACTTATTATCAACGTCAAATAAATCTCACCAGAAAAGAGTGATTGGGAATAGTAGTAGGACAGTAAGATGGACTGGTCCAACTCCTCTTCCTATTTTTGAGACAAACCTCGAACTCGAACTCAAGGAAGATGCTCAAAATCTGTTAAAGATCTTGTTGTCTACAATCGAATTAGCAAAAGAGCGGGGCTGGCACCGTGGTCATGTTCTTCATCGATATGACGTAAAATAG